The window CATTGAAATGGCAAGCATCCTTCTTCGCTTATCGTGACAGTATAAAGAGTCAACTACCCGTCACTAAAGTGGCAGGCATGTAATAGTGCCCCGGTTGACCAGCCCGAGTCTTAATTGACTACGTTGGAAATGTCATGATACCTGCGAATGCTTCCTCAGTTTGTAGCTCTATCGTGTAGCATTAAAAGTCCTGAGAGGTAGGGGCGGTGTGTTACACATAACAAGCATATCCAACATTGGCGAGAGGAGATACGAAAGTACGTTACCTGCGGAGGAAATTCGTTTCCAAAGCAGAGTGGAGAAATCCAAACATGAAAGGAATGCCAGAAAATTGACGGCATTCCTCTCATGACTAAAGTCAAAAGCATCCTGCCTTATTTTTTCGTGAAAATTTGTACCTTTAAAAAAGAGCTCAAAAAAACCGAACCAGTTTTCAATATCCAATATAAAATATCGCTCGAGGGAAAGATATTCTCTCGGGCAAACCTCCATTTCACATTCTCCTGCAGTAGTGAAAAATGGGTTCACATCCACGAAAGCCTGAATGATTCTCATATCCACGAAAACGTTAGCTATTTAACCTTTTTTGCTTCAGAAAAATTTATATCTGTTTAAATGTACTTCTGTTTAAATGTACTTCTGTTTAAATGTACTTCTGTTTAAATGTACTTCTGTTTAAATGTACTTCTGTTTAAATGTACTTCTGTTTAAATGTAATTCTGTTTAAATGTAATTCTGTTTAAATGTAATTCTGTTTAAATGTAATTCTGTTTAAATGTAATTCTGTTTAAATGTACTTCTGCTTACCAGTTCAGAACAGCTATAGCTTTTCTGATTCAGTATGATTTAATCCTTCCCGATTTTCTTCCTGTCAGCATCACAGTAAAATAGACAGTTATATTAAAATAAGGAGTATAAAAGTATACTAATTCAGGTTAAAAGGGAAGTCAACGGTAAGGAAGTACATGAGATGGATAAGGAAGCTACAGGTAATGAAAAAGTAGAAATCGGCATGGAAAAAGAGATCCTTAACGAGCAGCAGCCTCACTGGGAAAGAATGTTTTCAAATACCTGCTCGAGATTTGGGGACGAGCCGAGTTATCCTGCCAGAAAAGCGGCAGCTATTTTTGAAAAAGAAGGAAAAAAGAAAATCCTGGAACTTGGAGGAGGTCAGGGAAGAGATACCTGCTTTTTTGCCAGCAGGGGTTTTTCAGTCCATTCGCTTGATTATACTGAAAGCGGGCCAAAAGCGATAAAAGAAAAAGCCGAAAAAGCGGGGTTAGGGGAATATGTCACAGCCCTCAGGCACGATGTAAGAAATCCTCTTCCCTTTGAAAACGAGACTTTTGATGCGTGCTATTCTCATATGCTTTATTGCATGGCCCTGTCTACAGAGGAACTGGAGTTTCTCTGCAAAGAGATTAAAAGGGTACTCAAGCCAGGTGGGATAAATACCTATACAGCCAGGCACACCGGAGATGCTCATTACGGGACAGGAAAGCACAGGGGAGAAGACATGTACGAAATTGCAGGCGGCTTTATAGTGCACTTTTTCAGCAGAGAAAAGGTTGAGCACCTTTCAAAAGGATACGAAAGTTTCGAGCTGGAAGAATTTGACGAAGGAGAGCTACCAAGAAAACTGTACATGGTAACAATGCGAAAATAAGGGCAAAAAGAAAACCGCGGGCGTGAACACCCTTTCAGGGAATTTATTCAGGGTCAAAATGAGTAAATAGATCTCAAAAGTTGATGTCCCCGAGACCGGCATTCAACGGCATTTAGCGACATTCCCGATATTGTCTGAAGATAATGATATATTGATTGATAACAGTTAATACAGCATTGAAGACAGGAAAACCCGGGAGCTAAAGCACTCATGGGTGAAGATTAAGATATGGTAGATACGCTGTGGTTTTCTCCAGATGCTGCTTAGAAGCAATAATAGTTCCTCCAAAAGGAGATGCTGTTGATGAAAACGCCTTATCATCAATGAATTTCTAAAAGCTCTGAGGCAAAACCTACAGCTAATACTGTTCTGATTTTAAAGAGGATTGGGTAACCAGCCATCGGAATTTCATTACTTAAAACATGAGGCTCCGAAAATATAATAGTAAAGCTGAAGAAATTTTGAACCATTTTTCCAAAGATCTTCACATTGCCCGCATTCCGTACAATTTGATGCCTGGGTTTCAAGACCTCTGTACAGAACCTTTTCCCCTTCTGCAGAATCAAACACCCGACATTGTTCAGGTACTTGAAATTCTCGGGAGATTTATCCCTGACGGACAGGACACGCAGTAATGGCAACCAGTACAGTTGACTCGGTAACCAGTACAGTTGACTCTTGTTTTTGCCCTGTTATTTCCTTTGCCCTGAAAATTAACTTTTTTCCTCTTAGGTCAGGGAGCCAGAGAAGCTTTCAGCTGTGATCGGTGGTTATTTTCAATATGTTTATACCAGACATTCCACAGAAATCCACACTTATTTCCGGATAATCAAGGAGATATCGCAGACTCCACTAGACAGGACTCCGTTTTGTTCCGACAGAACCCCATACCCCCTTTACTTCCAGTAGAACTTTTGAGACATGCCCCCTCCATACACATAGTAACGGATCCTCAGTATAGCTTTTTCCTCGTCAACGTGGGTATCATCTCCCCCTATTGTATGAAGCTGCATGAACCCGAAACCGGGGATTAAAATTTTCGTTCGAGGTAGAGGTACGTTATACAGGAAGTTCAGATAGACAGACGAAGAAATACGGAGATCTGCGCCTACACAGTCTTATAAAAAGTGAAGAAGAGATGGCACATGGAGGAAAAGGAGAGTTACATGAAAATCGAAAAGTGTTCAACCGGAAAATGATCGGAGAAGGCTAAAATATGAAAAAACGGGATGATCATAGGTATTATATAAAAAGATATTAAATTTAAATGGGAATCAGAGAAAAAAAGATGGAACATAAGGGTACCTAAATTACAAAAGGAAGATCTGCATTTTATGGGAGGGCAATTAAAAGAAAACGGGAAGGAGCGTAACCTTGACTGGAAATATCTCTTTTAGAAAGAATCAAAACGCCTGAATAAAAAAGTGTCAAGGGAGGATATTTACCAATTATATATTGAAGTTTAGTCTTGACAACGAAGAAGGATCTGGGATTAATTTTCAGCCTTATGGACAGGTAAGATCAAGAACTGAATCTTAATATAAAAGGACCTTGAGACCCAGAAACGAAACTAAATTTTAAAGGATTAGAAAACCACACTGAGTGGGAACTCACACTCCAACCCTTTTATGAAGGTGTACTGTTG is drawn from Methanosarcina lacustris Z-7289 and contains these coding sequences:
- a CDS encoding class I SAM-dependent methyltransferase; the protein is MDKEATGNEKVEIGMEKEILNEQQPHWERMFSNTCSRFGDEPSYPARKAAAIFEKEGKKKILELGGGQGRDTCFFASRGFSVHSLDYTESGPKAIKEKAEKAGLGEYVTALRHDVRNPLPFENETFDACYSHMLYCMALSTEELEFLCKEIKRVLKPGGINTYTARHTGDAHYGTGKHRGEDMYEIAGGFIVHFFSREKVEHLSKGYESFELEEFDEGELPRKLYMVTMRK